From one Papilio machaon chromosome 16, ilPapMach1.1, whole genome shotgun sequence genomic stretch:
- the LOC106715770 gene encoding inactive selenide, water dikinase-like protein has product MSYSSSVAQDTLAAAQLEMAGNPNALALRRPFDPVAHDLEASFRLTRFADLKGRSCKVPQDVLGKLVESLQQDYSQQEQDQFMHVAIPRIGIGLDCSVTPLRHGGLCLVQTTDFFYPLVDDPYMMGKIACANVLSDLYAMGVTECDNMLMLLGVSTKMTEKERDVVIPLIMRGFKDSALEAGTSVTGGQTVINPWCTIGGAATTICQPNEYIVPDNAVMGDVLVLTKPLGTQVAVNAHQWLDQPERWNRIKLVVSEEDVRKAYHRAMDSMSRLNRIAARLMHKYNAHGSTDVTGFGLLGHAQNLASHQKNEVSFVIHNLPVIAKMAAVAKACGNMFQLLQGHAPETSGGLLICLPREQAAAYCKDIEKQEGYQAWIIGIVEKGNRTARIIDKPRVIEVPAKD; this is encoded by the coding sequence ATGTCGTATTCGTCTAGTGTAGCTCAAGATACATTAGCTGCAGCTCAATTAGAAATGGCGGGTAACCCCAACGCTTTGGCTCTTAGACGGCCATTCGATCCGGTAGCTCATGATTTAGAAGCCAGTTTTCGTCTGACAAGATTCGCTGATCTAAAAGGCAGAAGCTGTAAGGTACCACAAGATGTGCTCGGTAAACTAGTGGAATCGTTGCAACAAGATTATTCCCAACAGGAACAAGATCAGTTTATGCATGTGGCGATCCCGCGCATTGGCATCGGCTTGGATTGTTCGGTCACGCCTTTAAGACACGGTGGGTTATGCTTGGTACAAACGACGGACTTTTTCTACCCCCTAGTAGACGACCCATACATGATGGGAAAAATTGCCTGTGCGAATGTTCTGAGTGACTTATACGCTATGGGTGTTACGGAGTGTGATAATATGCTTATGCTTCTCGGTGTATCGACAAAAATGACCGAGAAAGAACGTGATGTCGTGATACCTCTTATAATGCGCGGTTTTAAAGACTCCGCTTTGGAAGCTGGGACCTCTGTTACGGGGGGACAAACTGTGATAAACCCTTGGTGCACTATTGGAGGGGCCGCCACGACTATCTGCCAACCAAACGAATACATTGTACCGGATAATGCTGTAATGGGCGACGTTCTGGTTTTAACAAAGCCTCTTGGTACACAAGTGGCTGTCAATGCTCACCAGTGGCTCGATCAACCAGAGCGTTGGAATAGAATCAAACTTGTTGTATCTGAAGAAGATGTAAGAAAAGCATATCACCGTGCTATGGACTCTATGAGTAGACTCAACCGTATTGCTGCTAGACTTATGCACAAGTACAATGCTCATGGGTCTACTGATGTCACCGGTTTTGGTCTGTTAGGACATGCTCAAAATCTAGCTTCTCATCAAAAGAATGAAGTATCTTTTGTGATTCACAATTTGCCAGTGATTGCTAAGATGGCAGCAGTTGCAAAGGCTTGTGGCAACATGTTCCAGTTGCTCCAGGGCCATGCGCCTGAGACTTCCGGTGGACTGCTGATCTGCCTCCCTCGTGAGCAAGCTGCTGCTTATTGCAAGGACATTGAGAAGCAGGAGGGCTACCAGGCTTGGATCATAGGAATTGTTGAGAAGGGCAACCGTACCGCTCGTATCATTGACAAACCACGAGTGATTGAAGTGCCCGCTaaggattaa
- the LOC106715737 gene encoding dystrotelin translates to MKMNKCNKIETEAGYPCYIDNTNNQQYYDHPHFRVILKSLEKYNEIKYSAYRIAFKVFELQKLLQVPPLRITSGVFARHQLSLSESSLSLDPTELESVLADIYFAAEKEGAFSGDVDLTVDLMINLLLNVYDENRTTPIRVLAVKSLLILLSEETVLDKWQALANCCADHNGCVSPRRLAALLTYITALPKYLGINCEQIQTDVDACFDKSAGMLGVSSRAVAEWGVQNSASARWLPVLQRILIRRAASPSAGSCSACNQLLAQVLHFKCSKCRSVYFCENCYLYDKNVTLVSGHKKTHLVHEIIDDEMNPPECLGFVSGMRRFFFCTSTRKKKTTKKEAKKQSSDKQKQNDKTGSVRRKGKPAIFTSTVGKASGNNNSDPTTILEDIINQLEARNIALKELLQNTVNPEDDLKVKVDAHYSLLSAQIDRLKALKENLTQADIQEGGKTDKVCRPQAFDLFSPIPVVEEKQSRIPDMNTQPRVLSMDSGNFSVVSKQTEVPRMTMSGDELKPVVVHATSDSISAVSIGDVSNWYNATAAVTKEFEQSVHGAKAPEYSLAVTERRFADDIRSVETSNDKMRELNADLDTVLDRLQQILTNNFAMDDSCFDNTQLRETANEMEGLLGTLIRGVEQRATLNATKGLL, encoded by the exons atgaaaatgaataaatgtaataaaattgagaCAGAAGCGGGATATCCGTGTTATATAga TAATACAAACAACCAACAATATTATGACCATCCTCACTTCCgtgttattttgaaatctttGGAGAAATATAACGAGATAAAATACAGCGCTTATCGCATAGCGTTTAAAGTTTTCGAGTTACAGAAACTTCTCCAag TGCCACCACTTCGAATTACTTCAGGAGTATTTGCTAGACACCAGTTAAGTCTATCAGAGAGTAGTCTGTCACTAGACCCAACGGAATTGGAGTCAGTTCTTGCGGACATATATTTTGCGGCCGAAAAGGAAGGTGCTTTTTCCGGTGATGTTGACCTGACTGTAGATTTGATgatcaatttgttactaaatGTATATGACGA aaacagAACAACACCAATAAGGGTGTTGGCTGTTAAAAGCTTACTAATACTACTAAGTGAAGAGACAGTGTTAGATAAATGGCAAGCGTTAGCCAACTGCTGTGCGGACCACAATGGTTGTGTGTCTCCACGGAGACTGGCCGCTTTATTGACTTACATAACTGCCCTGCCTAAGTATCTAGGCATAAACTGCGAACAAATACAGACTGATGTTGATGCTTGCTTTGATAAG AGTGCTGGTATGCTGGGAGTTAGTTCTCGAGCTGTGGCCGAGTGGGGGGTACAGAATAGTGCAAGTGCCAGATGGCTGCCGGTGCTGCAGAGGATCCTCATAAGGAGAGCAGCATCACCCTCTGCAGGGTCTTGCTCAGCTTGCAATCAGCTACTTGCACAG GTATTACACTTCAAGTGCTCAAAGTGCCGTAGTGTATATTTTTGTGAGAATTGTTACTTGTAcgacaaaaatgtaacattagtGTCCGGACATAAGAAGACACATTTGGTTCATGAAATTATTGACGATGAG atGAATCCACCCGAATGTCTTGGCTTTGTGAGTGGAATGAGGCGATTCTTCTTTTGCACTTCGACAAGAAAGAAAAAGACGACAAAAAAAGAAGCTAAGAAGCAAAGTTCTGATAAACAGAAACAAAATGATAAGACGGGATCAGTTCGTAGGAAGGGAAAGCCGGCTATCTTCACGTCCACAGTTGGCAAAGCTTCGGGCAATAATAACAGCGATCCAACTACGATTTTGGAAGACATCATCAACCAATTGGAAGCAAGGAATAT AGCTTTGAAAGAATTGTTGCAAAATACTGTCAATCCTGAGGATGATTTAAAAGTGAAAGTAGACGCCCACTATTCCTTGTTATCAGCACAGATTGATAGACTAAAAGCCTTAAAG GAAAACCTTACCCAAGCTGATATACAAGAAGGAGGGAAGACTGATAAAGTCTGTCGACCTCAAGCGTTCGACCTCTTCAGTCCAATACCAGTAGTAGAAGAGAAGCAATCCAGGATACCTGACATGAACACTCAACCTAGAGTGTTGAGTATGGATTCTGGTAACTTCTCAGTTGTGTCAAAGCAGACTGAGGTACCGAGGATGACCATGTCAGGAGATGAGCTGAAACCTGTAGTTGTGCATGCTACGTCTGACAGTATTTCTGCCGTCTCCATTGGTGATGTCAGTAATTGGTATAATG CTACAGCTGCAGTGACGAAGGAGTTCGAGCAGTCAGTCCATGGGGCGAAGGCTCCGGAGTACAGCCTGGCGGTGACGGAGCGCCGCTTCGCAGACGACATCCGCAGTGTGGAGACCAGCAATGATAAGATGCGGGAGCTCAATGCTGATCTGGACACAGTCTTGGATAGACTGCAGCAGATATTGACCAATAACTTTGCTATGGATG ACTCGTGTTTCGATAACACTCAGTTGCGTGAGACTGCCAATGAAATGGAGGGTTTGCTCGGCACTCTTATACGTGGCGTCGAACAGAGGGCAACCCTCAACGCAACTAAAGGACTGTTATAG